The following are encoded together in the Bacillus cereus group sp. RP43 genome:
- a CDS encoding ABC transporter ATP-binding protein: MQQSSIILRDVSKKFGKKEVLHNLSLQIEKAEIFGLVGPSGSGKTTLIKMIAGINESTTGDVIVFNTNMPNLNEMKRIGYMAQADALYEELSAYENADFIATMYGLKGKRKKERIEEVFELVQLSEHMKKQVQHFSGGMKKRLSLAIALLHEPEILILDEPTVGIDPLLRKSIWEKFYDLKKKGTTIIVTTHIMDEAEFCERLGLIREGNLVAIGTPEELKKQTSSGRIEDVFMLEGVIES, encoded by the coding sequence GTGCAACAATCTTCAATTATTTTACGAGATGTATCAAAAAAATTTGGAAAAAAAGAAGTTTTGCATAACCTTTCGTTGCAAATAGAAAAAGCAGAAATTTTTGGATTGGTTGGACCTTCCGGGTCAGGGAAAACAACACTCATTAAAATGATTGCAGGTATTAATGAGTCAACTACAGGGGATGTAATTGTTTTTAATACAAACATGCCTAATCTAAATGAAATGAAAAGAATTGGTTATATGGCTCAGGCTGATGCACTATACGAAGAACTATCGGCATATGAAAATGCAGATTTTATTGCAACGATGTATGGGTTAAAAGGTAAGCGTAAGAAAGAGAGAATTGAAGAAGTTTTTGAACTTGTACAATTATCAGAGCATATGAAAAAGCAAGTACAGCACTTTTCAGGTGGAATGAAAAAGCGTTTATCATTAGCGATAGCACTCCTTCATGAGCCAGAAATATTAATTTTAGATGAGCCAACAGTTGGGATAGATCCTCTTCTTCGAAAATCGATTTGGGAGAAGTTTTATGATCTTAAAAAGAAAGGCACTACTATTATTGTAACAACGCACATTATGGATGAAGCTGAGTTTTGCGAACGTCTAGGGCTAATTAGAGAAGGGAATTTAGTTGCGATTGGCACACCGGAGGAATTGAAAAAACAAACGTCATCCGGACGAATTGAAGATGTCTTTATGTTAGAAGGAGTGATTGAATCATGA
- a CDS encoding metallophosphoesterase, whose protein sequence is MNKKTKRIILIIGILVGISIFLYLQNNLISITEVKITSSKIPSSFKGYKILQISDLHNKKFGDNQDVLIKKVKNSNPDIIVITGDLIDSKSYDAEISLQVIRKLVKEYPIYFVTGNHEKWSGKYNSLEKELKKHHVTVLRNEHVSIRKGEQEINLLGIDDPEFVIGNRTEGDIVKDEIIKAKIEMQPDRYNVLLSHRPEFIEEYADEQIDLVLSGHAHGGQVRLPFIGGLVAPNQGVLPKYTAGLYEKQNTSMIVSRGLGNSIIPQRIFNRPEIVVVQLN, encoded by the coding sequence ATGAACAAGAAGACTAAAAGAATCATATTAATTATTGGTATATTAGTAGGCATTAGTATCTTTTTATATTTACAAAACAATTTAATAAGTATAACTGAGGTTAAAATAACCTCTAGTAAAATTCCCTCTTCTTTTAAAGGATATAAAATACTACAAATTTCAGATTTACATAATAAAAAATTTGGTGATAATCAGGACGTATTAATCAAAAAAGTGAAAAATTCGAATCCTGACATCATTGTTATTACTGGTGATTTAATAGATAGTAAATCGTACGATGCAGAAATTAGTCTGCAAGTAATACGAAAACTTGTAAAAGAGTATCCTATATATTTTGTGACAGGAAATCATGAAAAGTGGTCGGGAAAATATAACAGTTTAGAGAAAGAATTGAAGAAACACCATGTTACTGTTTTAAGGAATGAACATGTAAGCATTCGAAAAGGTGAGCAAGAAATAAACTTGCTAGGTATTGATGATCCGGAATTTGTTATTGGAAACCGTACTGAAGGAGATATTGTAAAGGATGAAATTATAAAAGCGAAAATTGAAATGCAGCCAGATAGATATAATGTATTATTATCCCATAGGCCTGAATTTATTGAGGAGTATGCTGACGAGCAAATAGATTTAGTTTTGTCAGGGCATGCTCATGGTGGGCAAGTTAGGTTACCGTTTATTGGAGGATTAGTTGCTCCAAATCAAGGTGTTTTACCTAAATATACAGCAGGCCTATATGAAAAACAAAATACGTCTATGATAGTTAGTAGAGGATTAGGCAATAGTATCATTCCGCAAAGAATTTTTAATAGACCTGAGATTGTAGTCGTGCAGTTAAATTAA
- a CDS encoding methyltransferase: MKMKRKIMMTTALAATLATGALPTTSVFAAEKEAPIQQKEAQMSIQPFAQNNLETAVKAALNGPEVKKIKVFEHEFNVKPIEVVNLGGGKTYVKGQISHHLSFRPDDQFYYEFTVQDGKVLDKPVFNIDRGGWTPFAAPLLSILAAYNGIPVNPNDLNALGQQIGKVIDGSWEHAAQSIATVVSLSFNE, encoded by the coding sequence ATGAAGATGAAAAGAAAAATCATGATGACAACAGCACTTGCAGCTACATTAGCTACAGGTGCACTACCGACTACATCGGTGTTTGCTGCAGAAAAAGAGGCTCCTATCCAACAAAAAGAGGCACAAATGAGTATTCAACCATTCGCACAAAATAATTTGGAAACAGCGGTTAAGGCTGCCTTAAATGGTCCAGAAGTTAAAAAAATTAAAGTATTTGAGCATGAATTTAATGTAAAACCAATTGAAGTAGTAAATTTAGGTGGTGGTAAAACATATGTTAAGGGACAAATTTCTCATCATTTAAGTTTTCGTCCAGATGATCAATTTTATTATGAGTTTACAGTACAAGATGGAAAGGTACTAGATAAACCTGTATTTAATATTGATAGAGGTGGTTGGACACCATTTGCTGCTCCACTTTTATCAATTCTTGCTGCGTATAATGGAATTCCAGTTAATCCAAATGATTTAAATGCACTTGGTCAGCAGATTGGTAAAGTTATAGATGGAAGCTGGGAACATGCAGCCCAATCAATTGCAACTGTAGTTAGTCTAAGTTTTAATGAGTAG
- a CDS encoding phosphatidylinositol-specific phospholipase C, which translates to MNKIKMRNFFKISILTCITLASLSTPSTILADSHPGYSYESNIGYQNPSWMSKIEDSTKISEISIPGTHGTMALHGASFLDENLTRNQTMSLSQQLNSGIRYVDMRVKRVKDSFAMYHGVVNQKSVFEDVLKETIQFLKDHPTETILMRLKEETTPESGSLSFEEIFLKYKNVNASYFWDPNSVPTSDRNNPNLGDTRGKIVILQNFTSAQLYGIDYESLNIQDKFEIGSGPDEIYTKWIAIKNHLQNTNTNFNNGKIYLNHFSGTGGAAAFLNNVYPWFVASGKESRNTDSSPKLIQTNSTNAWSDFPRDRNGQVYYGGMNTLGTELLQQGAIKHSGIIAADFPGPGLIDSIIKLNGIHSNEKEILISQISSESSPLSGQQNRSSQNFKIDSLPVGTKELKWVIEPSEKDYPSTISFNVMIDVSLGIDSTRWKNISHESRTEAYTNTKYYIANPIGATSKFTVKIYAITN; encoded by the coding sequence ATGAACAAAATAAAAATGAGAAATTTCTTTAAAATTAGCATCCTTACTTGTATTACACTAGCAAGTTTAAGTACACCATCTACTATTTTAGCTGATAGTCATCCAGGTTACTCCTATGAATCCAATATAGGGTATCAAAATCCATCGTGGATGTCGAAAATAGAAGATTCAACAAAAATAAGTGAAATATCTATTCCAGGGACTCACGGTACAATGGCTTTACATGGAGCGAGTTTTCTTGATGAAAATTTGACAAGAAATCAAACTATGAGTTTATCCCAACAATTAAATTCCGGAATTCGATATGTAGATATGCGTGTTAAACGTGTAAAAGATTCTTTTGCAATGTATCATGGCGTTGTAAATCAAAAATCTGTGTTTGAAGATGTATTAAAAGAGACCATTCAATTTTTAAAAGATCATCCAACAGAAACAATATTAATGCGCTTAAAAGAAGAAACTACTCCTGAAAGTGGATCTCTATCATTTGAGGAGATATTTTTAAAATATAAAAACGTTAATGCTTCATATTTTTGGGATCCTAATTCCGTACCAACTTCAGATAGAAATAACCCTAATTTAGGAGATACCCGCGGGAAAATTGTAATCTTACAAAACTTTACATCCGCTCAATTGTACGGGATTGATTACGAAAGTTTGAACATACAAGATAAATTTGAAATTGGAAGCGGACCAGACGAAATATATACAAAATGGATTGCGATAAAAAACCATCTACAAAATACAAATACTAACTTTAATAATGGAAAAATTTATCTCAACCATTTTAGTGGTACGGGAGGCGCAGCCGCATTTTTAAATAATGTATATCCTTGGTTTGTTGCAAGCGGAAAAGAGAGCAGAAATACTGACAGTAGTCCTAAATTGATTCAAACGAATTCCACTAATGCGTGGAGTGATTTCCCTCGCGATAGAAACGGACAAGTATACTATGGGGGGATGAATACACTTGGGACCGAACTCTTACAACAAGGCGCAATTAAACATTCTGGTATCATCGCAGCTGATTTTCCTGGTCCAGGTTTAATTGATAGTATCATTAAATTAAATGGTATACATTCAAATGAAAAAGAAATATTAATTTCACAAATATCATCTGAATCTAGTCCTTTATCAGGGCAACAAAATCGATCCAGCCAAAACTTTAAAATTGATAGTTTACCTGTAGGTACCAAAGAATTAAAATGGGTTATTGAGCCTTCAGAAAAAGATTATCCTTCTACTATTTCTTTCAATGTAATGATTGATGTTTCCCTAGGAATAGATTCCACTCGTTGGAAAAATATTTCACATGAATCTAGGACTGAAGCTTACACAAATACTAAATATTATATTGCAAATCCAATTGGTGCCACTAGCAAATTCACAGTGAAAATATACGCTATTACAAATTAG
- a CDS encoding lytic polysaccharide monooxygenase, producing the protein MNLKLTSKLERLRKSKKGIGACVLAAGVTAITMIPQSAYAHGFVEKPSSRAALCSQNYGALNLNCGNVMYEPQSLEAPKGFPDGGPIDGKIASAGGLFGGILDQQTSNRWFKNTIKGGANTFTWKYTAAHSTSKWHYYITKKGWDPNKPLTRAELEPIGTVNHDGSAASNNLTHTINVPTDRNGYHVILAVWDVADTSNAFYNVIDVNLVNNETPDTVAPSQPTGLNASKVSANSVELTWKASTDNIGVKEYQVLRNGEVIGTVPGTTFIDKKLKANTEYTYTIKALDAAGNISKESEKLKAKTTNEIPDKEAPTQPKGLHSMGTTATTVDLMWSPSEDNVGVDHYIVYRESAGVMNKIGAADNTSFMDKDLKANTSYKYVVTAVDLAGNESSRSDVLNVTTKLEDSTYEKWDARKVYTKGDRVVHEGKVYEAVQDHQGNGDSNWIFALSLWKPVLNK; encoded by the coding sequence ATGAATTTGAAATTAACATCTAAGTTAGAAAGATTAAGAAAAAGTAAAAAAGGAATTGGTGCTTGTGTTTTAGCTGCAGGGGTGACGGCAATTACAATGATTCCTCAAAGTGCATATGCACATGGGTTTGTTGAAAAGCCGAGTAGTCGTGCTGCTTTATGTAGTCAGAATTATGGAGCATTAAATTTAAATTGTGGAAATGTAATGTACGAACCTCAAAGTCTAGAAGCACCTAAAGGATTCCCAGATGGTGGACCGATTGATGGGAAAATTGCTTCGGCAGGAGGATTGTTTGGAGGGATTCTTGACCAACAAACATCAAATCGCTGGTTCAAAAACACAATAAAGGGGGGAGCAAATACATTTACATGGAAATACACAGCGGCACATTCTACAAGTAAATGGCATTATTACATTACAAAAAAGGGATGGGATCCTAATAAACCATTAACACGTGCTGAATTAGAACCAATTGGAACTGTGAACCATGACGGTTCGGCAGCATCAAATAATTTAACACATACAATTAATGTACCCACTGATCGCAATGGTTATCATGTTATTTTAGCTGTATGGGATGTAGCAGATACGTCAAATGCGTTTTATAACGTAATTGATGTAAATTTAGTAAATAATGAAACTCCCGACACAGTAGCTCCAAGTCAACCAACGGGATTAAATGCGTCTAAAGTTTCTGCCAATAGTGTTGAACTAACATGGAAGGCCTCTACTGATAATATAGGCGTAAAAGAATATCAAGTGTTACGTAATGGAGAAGTAATTGGTACGGTACCAGGTACAACTTTTATTGATAAAAAACTAAAAGCAAATACGGAATATACCTATACAATAAAGGCATTAGACGCTGCTGGAAACATATCAAAAGAAAGTGAAAAACTAAAGGCTAAGACAACAAATGAAATTCCAGATAAAGAGGCTCCGACTCAACCAAAAGGATTACATAGTATGGGTACAACAGCGACAACTGTTGATTTGATGTGGAGTCCGTCTGAAGATAATGTAGGTGTTGACCATTATATTGTATATAGAGAAAGCGCTGGGGTTATGAATAAAATTGGGGCAGCTGATAATACATCCTTTATGGATAAAGATTTGAAGGCTAATACATCGTATAAGTATGTAGTGACGGCGGTTGATTTAGCTGGAAATGAATCTAGTAGAAGTGATGTTTTGAATGTAACTACTAAGTTAGAGGATTCCACATACGAAAAATGGGATGCAAGAAAAGTATATACTAAAGGTGATAGAGTAGTACATGAGGGGAAAGTGTATGAAGCGGTTCAAGATCATCAAGGAAATGGCGACTCAAATTGGATTTTTGCCTTATCGCTTTGGAAGCCAGTTTTGAATAAATGA
- a CDS encoding TetR/AcrR family transcriptional regulator, whose product MGEDVRVYKTKKNISNTLITLLNEKEFGRITTKDICIHALVSKSTFYSHFADKYDLLEKLVQNYVCWFKEEIELRFALIENGNVAQVINMITDKVSARKKEVATLLHVHVPTADLRLELESILYNACYSYLKEQQVEVSVPIDFVAQLYTANAMVSINWSLSNDKNPDVVKLIDNMQRYVFDLILSGGERM is encoded by the coding sequence ATGGGAGAGGATGTTCGCGTTTATAAAACGAAGAAAAATATTTCTAATACACTTATTACCCTCTTGAACGAAAAAGAGTTTGGTCGAATTACAACTAAAGATATTTGCATACATGCTTTGGTGAGTAAGTCCACATTTTACAGCCATTTTGCAGATAAATATGATCTTTTGGAAAAATTAGTGCAAAATTATGTCTGCTGGTTCAAGGAAGAAATCGAATTACGTTTCGCATTAATAGAGAATGGAAATGTGGCTCAAGTTATTAATATGATAACCGATAAGGTCTCAGCGCGAAAAAAAGAGGTTGCTACTTTACTCCATGTACATGTTCCCACAGCGGATTTACGTTTAGAGTTAGAATCTATTTTATATAATGCCTGTTATTCCTATTTGAAAGAGCAGCAAGTGGAAGTAAGTGTGCCGATTGACTTTGTAGCTCAGTTGTATACAGCAAACGCAATGGTGTCAATTAATTGGTCGCTGAGCAACGATAAAAATCCAGATGTGGTTAAACTAATTGATAATATGCAGAGATATGTTTTTGATCTGATTTTGTCAGGTGGTGAGAGAATGTAA
- a CDS encoding alpha/beta fold hydrolase — MFKQYVNNEQFNLQINRFFNDFYQDDERANQDLQAVIPRLTDTDSWYNTWIEYAAMREHHKDFDLASVYYQAAEFYMESSDPKKEKVYQKYRETFYKGFHDFEYETYQIPYEDSYLPAIKFMTPGACNTLLFFGGYDSYMEEMMKMMNYLIGINYNIIVFDGPGQGTALKNGLKFIHNWEKPVSTVIDYFKLDRVSILGASWGGYLAMRAAAFEKRIDKVIAFNIFYSGLDALKMRMPDNIWNKLTTLLATNEADKINTMFKQMMATSIDLNWKVKKGMENTGEKTPFNLLKNFEKHTMAGIGQFINQEVLLLAGEDDQYVPISRLPQIESELCNAASITSVVFTKKTGGEQHCQAGHRHLAFDEIKRFL; from the coding sequence ATGTTTAAACAGTATGTAAACAACGAACAGTTCAATTTGCAAATTAACCGTTTTTTCAACGATTTCTATCAAGACGATGAGCGGGCAAATCAGGATCTACAAGCCGTCATCCCAAGACTTACAGACACGGACAGCTGGTATAACACTTGGATAGAATATGCAGCGATGCGGGAGCACCATAAAGACTTTGATCTAGCTTCGGTTTATTATCAGGCTGCCGAGTTTTATATGGAATCATCCGATCCAAAAAAAGAAAAAGTGTACCAAAAATACCGTGAAACTTTTTATAAGGGCTTTCATGATTTTGAGTATGAAACCTATCAAATTCCTTATGAAGATTCCTATCTTCCTGCAATCAAATTCATGACACCAGGCGCATGTAATACACTACTTTTCTTTGGAGGCTACGATTCCTACATGGAGGAAATGATGAAGATGATGAACTACCTCATAGGAATCAATTATAATATTATAGTTTTTGATGGACCTGGACAAGGAACAGCACTGAAAAACGGCTTAAAATTCATCCACAACTGGGAGAAGCCCGTTTCCACAGTCATTGACTATTTCAAACTTGACCGTGTTAGTATTCTCGGAGCTTCTTGGGGCGGCTACTTGGCAATGCGTGCCGCCGCTTTTGAAAAACGAATCGACAAAGTCATTGCCTTTAATATTTTTTATAGTGGCCTTGATGCACTCAAGATGCGCATGCCGGATAATATCTGGAATAAATTGACCACGCTTCTGGCTACTAATGAAGCTGACAAAATTAATACCATGTTTAAACAAATGATGGCCACCAGCATCGACCTGAACTGGAAAGTTAAAAAGGGTATGGAAAATACAGGTGAAAAAACGCCATTTAACTTACTTAAAAACTTTGAAAAGCATACGATGGCAGGAATCGGTCAGTTTATAAATCAAGAAGTATTGCTCCTGGCTGGTGAAGACGATCAGTACGTTCCAATTAGCCGATTACCGCAAATCGAATCGGAGCTATGTAATGCAGCCTCCATCACTTCTGTAGTTTTCACTAAGAAAACTGGTGGTGAACAACATTGTCAGGCTGGTCATCGTCACTTAGCTTTTGATGAAATTAAAAGATTTTTGTGA
- a CDS encoding ArsR family transcriptional regulator → MGATQIFLLDLVRIIINELIQYKKCNVTQLTKLLKIPQSTVSQHLSKMRGKVLKAEKKGLEMYYYITNLKASQIVGILGL, encoded by the coding sequence TTGGGGGCTACTCAAATTTTTTTGTTAGATTTAGTAAGAATAATTATAAACGAGTTAATTCAGTATAAAAAATGTAATGTTACACAATTGACGAAGCTTTTAAAAATTCCACAATCCACTGTTTCCCAACATTTATCAAAAATGAGGGGTAAGGTGCTAAAGGCTGAAAAAAAGGGTTTAGAGATGTACTATTATATTACTAATCTAAAGGCGAGTCAGATTGTTGGAATTTTAGGTTTGTAA
- a CDS encoding Fic family protein gives MRNFFDDKYKNIELKRRLLNIISEISELKGKLAAYQEQNPDIFTSLEKTIPLHYIKNFTTTYEDIKVPNKRLKELILDDILPQNISEDAIFCFYQTLTFVHKNSCDLLINPETIQELHFQLIHYITSDSAKWREKPFTIPGIPENGMHLNSYRILPHELIPQVMEQLCDQYNSLNSSKGHHSLLLIARFIFNFYCIVPFNQGNGRLALMLMQLLLIKSGNTFVKYVCLDKYIKKNESEYYNSIYKSSVNWYCEEHNSSFWLKTFLTIILEAYKDLHNTVLDSICKHTKVERIQDFILKQKQPFTKECIRNTYPDIAESTISKALNSLQLFGHIKLLTKGRNASWIKV, from the coding sequence ATGAGAAATTTTTTCGATGACAAGTATAAAAATATTGAATTAAAAAGGAGACTATTAAATATAATCAGTGAAATTAGTGAATTAAAAGGAAAATTAGCTGCTTATCAGGAACAAAATCCTGATATATTTACTAGCTTAGAAAAAACCATACCACTTCATTACATAAAAAACTTTACTACTACCTATGAAGATATAAAAGTCCCAAATAAAAGATTAAAAGAACTTATTTTAGATGATATATTACCTCAAAATATCTCGGAAGATGCTATCTTTTGTTTTTACCAAACACTTACTTTTGTACATAAGAATTCCTGTGATTTATTAATCAATCCAGAAACTATACAGGAATTACATTTTCAATTAATACATTACATTACCTCTGACAGTGCCAAATGGCGCGAAAAACCGTTTACTATTCCAGGTATTCCTGAAAACGGAATGCACTTAAATAGTTACCGCATTCTTCCACATGAGCTTATTCCACAAGTAATGGAACAATTATGTGATCAATATAACTCATTAAATTCTAGTAAGGGCCATCATTCACTTTTATTAATAGCTCGTTTTATATTTAATTTTTATTGCATAGTCCCTTTTAATCAGGGTAACGGCAGATTGGCACTTATGTTAATGCAATTGCTATTAATTAAAAGTGGAAATACATTTGTAAAATATGTATGTCTGGATAAATACATTAAGAAAAATGAATCTGAATATTACAATTCGATTTATAAATCTTCGGTAAATTGGTACTGCGAGGAACATAATAGTAGCTTTTGGTTAAAAACGTTTTTAACTATTATATTAGAGGCGTACAAAGATCTTCATAATACAGTTCTAGATTCTATATGTAAGCATACTAAAGTGGAGAGAATTCAGGATTTTATACTTAAACAAAAACAACCCTTTACTAAGGAGTGTATTCGTAACACATATCCAGACATAGCAGAGAGTACAATCAGTAAGGCTTTAAATTCCTTGCAATTGTTTGGCCATATTAAGCTATTGACAAAAGGAAGAAATGCTAGTTGGATTAAAGTTTAA
- a CDS encoding spore germination protein: protein MSLNEKTLETKTDKTIEKIQTSNLKELKNTLDNIFNISADLIEHPLQLKTNTNILLYYFEGLTDGVALKGNVVTPLLQEVNEDGQIFNSNIIATHTKIVYTWNEIKEGLLEGQCVLFMEGEKRSLLINTKGWAERAIQEPISEVTIKGSHDGFIENATKNIGLIRRYIPSTELKIKKLTIGERATSLVYLIYLGDVANEDVVQEIETRICKIKTDAVLSIGELSNFTKDQNWTPFPQAYLSERPDAISNHILDGKVAVLIDRSPGAMIVPMNLIGFFQTPDDYNIHWLIASFFRLLRFAGFIIAIFLPAIYIAIVSFHFEIIPLDLYTSIATSRVKVPFSPLLEAFIMEITLEMLREAGIRLPQPIGQTIGIVGGIVIGQAAVQAGLVSNVMVIIVSITAIASFIVSNYDLSSCIRLIRFPMMLLAYFYGIVGIVSGLMLLFAHFVSLTSYGSPYGLPIAPFRLQELKDSFVRFPISMITTRSSTGQPKQRKKKEGGSHGKS, encoded by the coding sequence TTGTCCTTAAATGAAAAGACCCTAGAAACAAAGACAGATAAAACCATTGAAAAAATCCAAACAAGTAACTTAAAAGAACTTAAAAATACATTAGATAACATCTTTAATATTAGTGCAGATTTGATTGAACATCCTTTGCAATTAAAAACAAACACGAATATTTTACTATATTATTTTGAAGGCCTTACAGATGGTGTTGCATTAAAAGGAAATGTTGTTACACCATTATTACAAGAAGTGAATGAAGACGGTCAAATATTTAATTCTAATATTATTGCTACTCATACCAAAATAGTATATACGTGGAATGAAATTAAAGAAGGATTACTTGAGGGACAATGTGTACTGTTTATGGAAGGAGAAAAGAGGTCCCTTCTAATAAATACAAAAGGTTGGGCAGAGAGAGCGATTCAAGAACCCATTTCAGAAGTTACTATTAAAGGCTCACATGATGGGTTTATTGAGAATGCCACAAAAAACATAGGCTTAATTCGTCGATATATTCCTTCTACTGAATTGAAAATTAAAAAATTGACAATTGGAGAACGCGCCACTTCTTTAGTCTATTTAATTTACTTAGGGGATGTAGCAAACGAAGATGTGGTCCAAGAAATAGAAACTAGAATCTGTAAAATTAAAACGGATGCGGTATTGAGCATTGGAGAACTATCTAATTTTACAAAGGATCAAAATTGGACTCCTTTTCCACAGGCTTATTTAAGTGAACGCCCAGATGCCATTTCTAATCATATACTTGATGGAAAAGTAGCGGTGTTAATTGATAGATCTCCTGGTGCGATGATTGTCCCAATGAATTTAATTGGATTTTTTCAGACTCCAGATGATTATAATATACATTGGCTCATTGCATCATTTTTTCGCTTATTACGATTTGCAGGATTTATTATAGCTATTTTTTTACCTGCAATTTATATTGCTATAGTCTCTTTTCATTTTGAAATCATTCCTTTAGATCTATACACTTCTATTGCAACGTCAAGAGTTAAAGTCCCTTTCTCTCCTTTATTGGAAGCTTTCATAATGGAAATCACACTAGAAATGCTACGTGAAGCTGGTATTCGCTTACCACAACCAATTGGACAAACAATTGGAATTGTTGGAGGGATTGTAATTGGGCAGGCGGCTGTTCAAGCTGGTCTTGTGAGTAACGTTATGGTTATTATCGTATCTATTACCGCCATTGCATCATTTATTGTTTCTAATTATGATTTATCAAGTTGTATTCGGCTTATTCGTTTTCCAATGATGTTATTGGCCTATTTTTATGGGATTGTAGGTATTGTTAGTGGATTAATGCTCTTATTTGCTCATTTTGTTTCATTAACTTCCTATGGTTCACCATATGGACTGCCAATTGCACCATTTCGTCTCCAAGAGTTAAAAGATTCTTTTGTAAGATTTCCTATTTCCATGATCACCACCCGCTCGAGTACAGGACAACCGAAACAAAGAAAGAAAAAAGAAGGTGGTTCGCATGGGAAATCTTAA
- a CDS encoding endospore germination permease, giving the protein MGNLKFQNITLFEFIVFIHSLQLASGMLIMPSPLATTAGTDGWISIISGWIITSIIGIFIILMLQKNPNKSFSQILKTYFGKWLGTIFLLLYAFYLFFAGFNTLLKATDIVKVWIFPSTPAYQIAILLLLPFIILALSGLRALTSYSMLVFFFTTWMPLFLLFSLKSNYNPLHLLPIFKDGLYPILKATKETITPYAGLEIAYFIYPFLQKKQKAIKGILIANTGTMFFYLYVTILSYIYFSPEGIKDVIWPVFHLLKGVRFSFIERLEIIYIAYYLIVFSTTIYPYLFFSFESVTILFQKTVRNWALAGFMLLIVGLFVFLNPDVDQYLFIYSLMDILNTIFFILLPIFFFAYSILFTWFTRRKQL; this is encoded by the coding sequence ATGGGAAATCTTAAATTCCAAAACATAACTTTATTTGAATTTATTGTTTTCATCCATTCACTGCAACTAGCATCAGGAATGTTAATTATGCCAAGCCCTCTTGCCACTACCGCTGGTACAGACGGATGGATTTCTATCATTTCGGGATGGATAATTACTTCTATAATTGGCATATTTATTATATTAATGTTACAAAAAAATCCTAACAAAAGCTTCTCTCAGATCTTAAAAACATACTTTGGTAAATGGCTTGGGACAATTTTTCTTCTTTTATATGCCTTTTATCTATTCTTTGCTGGTTTTAATACTTTATTAAAGGCAACTGATATTGTAAAAGTGTGGATATTCCCTTCCACTCCTGCTTATCAAATCGCCATATTATTACTATTGCCTTTTATTATTTTAGCCCTGAGTGGGTTAAGGGCTCTTACTAGTTATTCTATGCTTGTTTTCTTCTTCACTACTTGGATGCCACTTTTTCTTCTTTTTTCACTAAAGAGTAACTACAATCCTTTACACCTACTACCTATTTTTAAAGATGGCCTATACCCTATTTTAAAAGCAACAAAAGAAACCATTACCCCTTATGCTGGCTTAGAAATTGCGTATTTTATTTATCCGTTCTTACAAAAAAAACAAAAAGCCATAAAAGGAATACTAATAGCGAATACTGGAACCATGTTTTTCTATCTATATGTGACTATTCTTTCTTATATATACTTTAGTCCGGAGGGGATAAAAGACGTAATTTGGCCAGTATTTCATCTGTTAAAAGGGGTTCGTTTTTCTTTCATAGAACGATTAGAAATTATATATATTGCTTACTATTTGATTGTATTTTCCACTACAATATATCCGTATTTATTTTTCAGTTTCGAATCTGTGACCATTTTATTTCAAAAAACCGTTCGCAATTGGGCGCTGGCTGGTTTTATGCTATTAATAGTCGGCTTATTCGTTTTTCTAAATCCCGATGTGGATCAATATTTATTTATATATTCTCTTATGGATATCTTAAATACCATTTTCTTTATTCTATTACCAATCTTCTTTTTCGCTTACAGCATTCTTTTTACTTGGTTTACTAGGAGGAAACAGCTTTGA